GCAACAGAGCCATGGAGGCGGCCATTGCCATATCCAAGATTCAATCCAAGAAGAGTCTCAAGAGTCACgcagaaaggaagaaaactgTCAAGGAGATGAATACAGAGACAGATAAGAGTTGAAAAGgatgccatttttttttttttggggccgTGGACTGAGTGACAGAGACCCTTGAAGGAGACGAAGGGCCAGTGGTCATTGGATGAGAAATTCCATTATCtctgatttaatttaattttcaatcaattaattaacagACTAAATTATTTTCCTATGTCGTTTGTCCAATctaaattcaagaaaaaataatatgtcaAAGACCAggccaaaacaaaaaaaggggTTATGATTTGAAGACGTTGCCCAGGTAGCTTTTCATGTGCCCAAAGAGACCCATTCATTATTCAACGataagataatataatatccGATAGGTATAGTTGATAAATTACGCTCTATGTAGTTTAACGTTTACATGTTGTGCAAGTCTAGAAACTCACTGGATCCACCGCATGGACATGGGCAAGTCGGCCGGCTAGTGTGAATATTATTTTCGACCAATAAACTGAAGATGGTCTtttcaaaaaaacaaaaagttgGTATTTTTATACATAGCAATTAGTTGGGCGATGGGCTCTTGCAAGTTGCTATTAGGAGAGACATCCAACTTCTTCTTTGGTGTGTTGTCTcggtaaaaaataatttgttctTTATTCGACTTAAATAATTTGCCCATTGTACCCCCAGCTACAATGGGCTGGGGGTACAATGCTTGGATTAGATGAAAGTAGCATGAGTCAGCTTCGGTCGATCCCGAACTGACAGGAACTCCGGTCTTCAGTGcctgttatttttatttttattttttggataagtggtGAATCTCATTAATATCGAAACGAGCATTTACAAGGGAAACCACTCATCCGAGTACAATTGACATCAACTTAACAGAACTTATAATCCTAAAGCTCGAGCTATGGAAGAAGTGGCTATCTTACACTCAACTTTAGGAATAGAAAGTATTTTAGATCTAAGCATATCAATATATCGATGAATCAACTCCGCAATACCAATCACTGCTTTTTGGGAAAATCCTAACGTTCCTTTCCCTCCAAGCCTGTTATCGTTTTCAGGTCTACATATACCTGGCCTGCTCCGTATTCATAGTCGGAGAGACCAGGTTCACCCCTCATCGCCATTCATGATCCTGCTCGGACCCGTATGGCAGCCCCGTGTAATCAATGCGCGACGATATTGTCCTGTAATTATCCCCTTGCAGTCAAGATGGATGGGTGAGGTTTTCATTCTTTTCGAGAGGAAATGCTTCATTCTGAAATCCTCAGCCAGGGTCAAGGTCTCCAACGTAAAATCGAGCAGAGTTCTTAACATTTtcatagttttttttcttttttcaagcGTACTGGCGCACCGAGTTCTTGAAGCCTTCCAGGAATACTTCAAAAGACCCAAAAAGaactcagcaaaaaaaaaaaaaaggacccaAAAGGTGAATAAAACCAAAGTTGTAACCAGAAACCTTCTTCTGATAATAGCAAAGCTGAAAAGCACGCCGGACTTGGgtataaaaatttcatatacATGCCCCAAGGGGAGGGGATCTGAACAATCATAGATCATCGCACAATCAGTTCGCTTACATTCCAGTAGAATGGAAAAGACGTTGGAAGATCCATTACGTCATTAGAATCCTGAGTTTGAGTCACTTCAACTGTAGTCTGAATGTGACTCGTAGAAGTCGCTCGGGCAGGGAGACAAGACTTCTTGCTCGAGCAGCTGCAGCACCTGGTTCATTGAAGGCCGTTCTTCTGGGTTCGCGTCGGTGCACCTGGCAGCTATATCGAGGACCGCTTCCACAGTTTCTGGGTCCGCGCCGGTGCATCTCTCATCAACCATGTCATCCAATTGATTCTCTCGCAACAGAGTGTTCATCTGCAAGTGGAAATTGCAATTTGACCTCAAGAACTGCTAGCCTTACTACATGCAACGTTCTAataaaattgaggaaaaagatTCTCAAGACATACCCAACCAACAACGTTTAAGCCCTTCTTCACAAAACACGGATCAGTTGGCCTCTTTCCAGTAACAATCTCCAGTAACAGGACCCCGAAGCTGTACACATCGGATTTCTCCGTTGCTATCCCACTTTGCAGATATTCTGCATGTACAAACCAATTCAACAATTAGCAAAGGCCATTGAGAGGCGCAGTTTCAAGATAAAAGATTGTCTTAACACTTCTGCAGAAACTAAACAGCAAGATAGTTTTATTCGCTAACCTGGAGCCAAGTAGCCAAAAGTACCAGCAACTACAGTTGTCACGTGGGCATCCTCATCAACCAGAAGCTTCGCGAGACCAAAGTCGGAGACGTGGGGTTCAAAGTTCTCATCCAAAAGGATGTTGCTCGACTTTATATCCCGATGAACAATCTTAGGACTACAGTCATGATGCAAATAAGCAAGCCCACGAGCAGAACCCAGAGCAATCTTTAGTCGTGTGCTCCAGTTTAAGGCACAATCCTTACTTTGATCTAAGATTAGTAAACAGAAACAAGACAATTCAGAATGACTAGATAAGCCAAATTAAGACAGGACGATATTTGCAGACCATTTGTCACCATAGAATTTCCCTCATCATTAAAGATACAGGGGCTCAAAAACTAACCATCGTGCAAGAGGTCATCTAAGCTCCCCATGGCTAAATAGTCATAGATAAGAAGCTTTGATGCGGGAAGTCTGCAGTATCCTCGCAAGTTCACTAAGTTTATGTGCTTGATGCTGCCCAAGATCTCCAACTCCCTCTCAAACACCTGATTGGATCCTTCCCGACTTCTGTCTATCCTTTTAACAGCAAAAGTTCCACAATCGTTCATCACCATCCTGTACACTGTCCCGAATCCTCCAGATCCCACAACATCCTCATCGTCAAGGGACTCCAGCTTCTCAATGATCTCACATGAAGGGTAAGGCATGTCTCCATGAAAAGTAATGAGCTTTGTGCCTGTGAGGAATGCAGTTTTTAGTTTATGATTGAGAAGTTGAATAACTAACCCGGTGTTGAATTTTGGAGAAATGAGTTGAATTACTTGTTTCTGGTTCAACTTGCTTTTTGACTTCGGTATATCTCTTAGCAGCTCTTTCCTTCTTTGCTAGCAAACAAATCCATAGGAATGCCAAAACAATAACTAATGCAATGCCCATGGTGGACATTGCGCCGATTACCACACCCTTTATGTAATGTGAGGATCTCTTTGCCGGGACTGCAAAATTATtgacaaaaattgaaaattttaaaaaaaattaataaaaggtGCTAGAAGTTTGGTATTAAATTGTCCGTCAATATGTGAATGTAAAACGTGATTTAAGGCTAACCTGCTGCTTCATCACTTGACGCATGGGGTAGAACAACGGGGAATCCCATTGAGGTCCTACATGGCTTCTGCACTTGTTGCCCACAAAGATCTAAATTTCCAATGAACCTGGAAGGAAATTATCAAGGAAATATTAATAGAACCCTGAAGTAAATGTTGGTTCAATTTCTGAGGCTCAGGGCACTTACGAGCTGCGTCCAAAAGTGCTTAGAACTCCAACATCAGGGATTTCACCAGAAAAGAAGTTTGTTGACAGGTTCCTAAAGTTGAGTGGAGACAAATGAAAACAATCACCAAGGTAAGAGAATATGCTAGTTGAAATTTCGGGAAATTAAGGTTAAGCACAAGGAAGGATATACTTACAAATGGCGAAGTCGTGTGAGCCGGCCTATGGATGATGGTATTGCACCTTTTAGCGAGTTGCTTGATAAATCCCTGCATTAATGCTCTAAGGTTAGAGGATTATCACAGAACATATTTTCACTTTCATGAGGAATTACTCATTGATGACCAGTTCGTCAGTGTGTAATCGTGCATTCCCGAAACAACTTAGTGTGCACGAATAGAGAATTTACATGATGGTGAGGTGAGAAAGGTTTCCAATGGCAGAAGGAATGCCTCCTTGGAGATAATTAGCTCTCAAGTACCTAAAGATTCGCCCAAAATCAAGTCCATGAATGATAATTCAATGCCTGAGGAATCAGCCATCGAGTCAAAAGGAAAACCAAAACTTCTCAGCAGTTATAAAGTTTCGAGAAGTAAATGTGCTCACAAGGCTCTCAGGTCGGTGCAGTTTGTAATCTCATTAGGAATGACCCCGTGCAAACTGTTTTGGTGAAGTGCCCTGAATTACCAAAAGAGGAAAGACGATTACTTCTTCTAATGCATTACTTATCAGGGATGAACAAAGAGATCAGTATTGAGCTTACAGCCTCTGCAATCTACTGAGTCTACCGATGCTGGGAGATATGATCCCTCCGAGTTGCATATACGGGAGATTTCTGAAGACCCACATCAAGAAACATCATTTCAGACTCAAAATAGTGCCAAACGATAAGCGAAAAGAGGAAGCACGCTGCAAGTAATTCTACATGGATTGGACCCTTTGGTCATCAGGATAGCACGAAATGCCAGTCCATCCGCAAGGAGAGTCATCAAGAGCTTGCCAGTTGCTGAGGATGTTCTTGGTGTCGTTTAAAGTGCTCTTGAATTCCAACAATGCAATGCCTACAAAACAGAGACCACGACATAAGAGCACAAAACCAATACGGAGTGCCCCGGCAGCAAAATTACTTACATTTCAACAACATATGTAATGGCCACAAATCAAAGACCAGACAGAAGAAATGAAGCTGACAGAAGGAAAACCTAGACACCTTCTTAGGCCAAGAGGCCTAAAGTTGTAAACTTGAGCTTCAGGACACCAAATTTGTCAGCAGAATGTGCAGACAAAGAATACAACAGTGGCCAACAATCTTCTAACGTCAAAGATTTAGAACTCGGGTTGACTGCTCTCTACTTAATAAAGCCCAAAAGTTCACTCTTTGATGTGATGCTTCCACTTTATGAGCTCAAATCCAGCAAAAGGAGGGAACTTTGGACCCGATTCCGCCACCCTTTGTCCTCCAATTTCTTTCTAAGCAACGAAACAGAACTGTACAGCAGAATGAACTCAAAGACATGATAATGGAGCTGCTCCTACCATCTGGGGTCAAAGCGACGGAGCCAGAGCTGAAGAGGGCAGCCGCGATAACCACTGAAAGAGCCGAAAGCAGCAGACCTAGGTTCATGTCTTGGATCTcagatgaagatggagtgcCTGCTCTGGGTTGTTGTTGCAGAGCTCTGAGCTCACTCCACCACTGCACCTTTTAGTTAAACAAAGTGGGAGGGGCACTTTCAAAGTGAGATAATTACAGTGGTTTGAGTGGGGTGCTGGGGAGAAGCGATGATGGTGGTGGTAGGAGGGAGGTTTAGAGGGAGAAAAGCTAATAATTAAAGCCAGTGcacgaagagagagagagagactgaaAAACATTtccctctgttttttttcccccctcttTTGGTTGGACCAGAGAGAGACAGACATGGGTCATGGAAAGGACAAGAAATTTGAAAGTCTGGGCATCGATTGATGTGCAGAGGAAAGAGGAAGTAGCCGTTGCCCCATCGATTACATTAAGACAAACACAAACCAGAAATTTATGTCAGTTGGAAAATTAATGGAAGCTTCaaaccttctttttttttcctttctagaACAAGGATTAGTTGGTCATCCTTTGTCAATTATTTCTCAGAGTATAATAACCTTTGAAAAGAGACATACATGATCCAAGATTCATCATCCACTTCTTCTCGAAAATAATCCGGTAATGATCGAATCGATACGATTACCATCCTTATGCACTCTGTATTGAGAGGATTAGTTCATGAGTGTGTAACTAATATGCTAAAAATACAGGTGGGCAAGGACAAATCTAGGATTTTGGTCGAGGGGATTTTTGGGAGGCAAATAAACCACTTGATTTCGATAGGAAATGTGGCGTTGATATCTAAAACTATATTGTAATATAAGCAACTTTCCCGGATAACGTAAAACTGATCATGCAAATCATATTTATGGCAGCCAAATGCCTTcgaatttttactatttttcaaaatgtgTGATCAAACATAGATTTGACTTAAAGACCCATGCACTTTTTGATAATTAAGTTACACTCAATTGGATTAGATTGAGGGGTGGGCCTCAATTGGGCCTAATAttttttgcaaaaaaaaaaaagtgatgcAGATTGTAATGGTCA
Above is a window of Punica granatum isolate Tunisia-2019 chromosome 7, ASM765513v2, whole genome shotgun sequence DNA encoding:
- the LOC116214196 gene encoding LRR receptor-like serine/threonine-protein kinase FEI 2; translated protein: MNLGLLLSALSVVIAAALFSSGSVALTPDGIALLEFKSTLNDTKNILSNWQALDDSPCGWTGISCYPDDQRVQSINLPYMQLGGIISPSIGRLSRLQRLALHQNSLHGVIPNEITNCTDLRALYLRANYLQGGIPSAIGNLSHLTIMDLSSNSLKGAIPSSIGRLTRLRHLNLSTNFFSGEIPDVGVLSTFGRSSFIGNLDLCGQQVQKPCRTSMGFPVVLPHASSDEAAVPAKRSSHYIKGVVIGAMSTMGIALVIVLAFLWICLLAKKERAAKRYTEVKKQVEPETSTKLITFHGDMPYPSCEIIEKLESLDDEDVVGSGGFGTVYRMVMNDCGTFAVKRIDRSREGSNQVFERELEILGSIKHINLVNLRGYCRLPASKLLIYDYLAMGSLDDLLHDDQSKDCALNWSTRLKIALGSARGLAYLHHDCSPKIVHRDIKSSNILLDENFEPHVSDFGLAKLLVDEDAHVTTVVAGTFGYLAPEYLQSGIATEKSDVYSFGVLLLEIVTGKRPTDPCFVKKGLNVVGWMNTLLRENQLDDMVDERCTGADPETVEAVLDIAARCTDANPEERPSMNQVLQLLEQEVLSPCPSDFYESHSDYS